In a genomic window of Chryseobacterium sp. G0162:
- a CDS encoding DUF3347 domain-containing protein, translating into MKSISKILMVIIVLLSAVNSFAQIKNAKTETVKIYGNCEMCKTTIEKAGNLKNVATVDWNKDTKIATLNYDGKKTNQDEILKRIALAGYDSEKFLAPDDVYAKLSDCCQYKRELKPVAKTRDAGMDMKNEHANHNQSDMAQKNTTETQNVPQLKAVFNNYFSVKDALVKTDAGTSSAKATELVKAIKAVEMTKLSNEEHTVWMKVMKDLTANAEKIAIAKDVTKQREIFALLANNMYELAKVSKQETPVYYQHCPMYNNGKGANWLSKEEAIKNPYYGSKMLTCGSVQETINNK; encoded by the coding sequence ATGAAATCAATATCAAAAATATTGATGGTAATCATCGTATTACTATCAGCCGTAAACAGTTTTGCACAAATCAAAAATGCAAAAACAGAAACTGTAAAAATATATGGCAACTGCGAAATGTGTAAAACAACCATCGAAAAAGCAGGAAATTTAAAAAATGTAGCCACGGTAGATTGGAATAAAGATACCAAGATTGCTACACTCAACTATGATGGTAAAAAAACAAATCAGGACGAAATATTGAAACGCATTGCCTTAGCAGGTTATGACAGTGAGAAATTTTTGGCTCCAGATGATGTATATGCAAAATTATCCGACTGTTGCCAGTATAAAAGGGAACTAAAACCAGTTGCAAAAACCAGAGATGCAGGTATGGATATGAAAAATGAACACGCCAACCATAACCAAAGCGATATGGCTCAAAAAAATACCACTGAAACACAAAATGTACCGCAATTAAAAGCCGTTTTCAATAACTATTTTTCAGTGAAAGATGCGTTGGTAAAAACTGATGCAGGTACTTCTTCCGCAAAAGCTACCGAATTGGTAAAAGCCATTAAAGCAGTAGAAATGACAAAACTTTCCAACGAAGAACATACCGTTTGGATGAAAGTAATGAAAGATTTAACTGCTAATGCAGAAAAAATTGCTATAGCAAAAGATGTTACCAAACAAAGAGAAATTTTCGCTTTACTGGCTAATAATATGTACGAATTAGCCAAAGTTTCAAAACAAGAAACACCTGTTTATTATCAACATTGCCCAATGTACAATAATGGTAAAGGAGCAAATTGGCTAAGCAAAGAAGAAGCAATTAAAAACCCGTATTACGGCTCCAAAATGCTTACTTGCGGTAGCGTACAGGAAACTATTAATAACAAATAA
- a CDS encoding DUF305 domain-containing protein yields the protein MESMENQHEMQHNHKNEKHNTNHSLAMYKRFAVMAVAMFIAMYFIMYAMIDGLQNLILNINNLYMTLLMVSAMLIIELLIMKGMYESKKINWAIITVSLAIGIFSWFGIREQLFVGNKEFVKGMIPHHAAAVLMSEKAKLTDPELIQLQKNILETQAQEIEFMKRKLNEFENK from the coding sequence ATGGAAAGTATGGAAAACCAACACGAAATGCAACATAACCATAAGAATGAAAAGCATAATACTAATCACTCTTTAGCAATGTACAAACGCTTTGCTGTAATGGCTGTTGCTATGTTCATAGCTATGTACTTCATTATGTATGCTATGATTGACGGCTTACAGAACCTTATCCTGAACATCAATAATTTGTATATGACTTTGCTGATGGTTTCTGCAATGTTGATTATAGAACTATTGATAATGAAAGGAATGTATGAAAGCAAAAAAATCAACTGGGCAATCATAACGGTTTCCCTTGCGATTGGTATCTTTTCTTGGTTTGGTATTCGGGAGCAATTATTTGTGGGAAATAAAGAGTTTGTAAAAGGTATGATACCGCATCACGCAGCAGCAGTATTGATGTCTGAAAAAGCTAAGCTTACCGACCCCGAATTGATACAGTTACAAAAAAACATACTGGAAACACAGGCACAAGAAATCGAATTTATGAAGCGTAAGCTAAATGAATTTGAAAACAAATAA
- a CDS encoding DUF3347 domain-containing protein, whose product MKNIIFSIITLVTVAAVTISCNQSSNKNSDQQANDSTTIAATPELQSPTHNDTVATVTSTDTSSQEAEKSDVKQAQKFTVAPIIKDYLALKNALVADNDKAAANAGKQLFTTLKNVDMNAIPANKHKEYMEIAENAKENAEHISDNAGKIDHQREHLASLSKDVSDLITLFGTTQKLYQDYCPMYNDGKGAVWINEAKTIKNPYYGSKMLTCGSVKKEF is encoded by the coding sequence ATGAAAAATATAATTTTCTCAATCATTACATTAGTAACAGTTGCAGCGGTAACAATTTCCTGCAATCAATCTTCAAATAAAAATAGCGACCAGCAAGCTAATGATAGCACAACAATTGCTGCAACTCCGGAGTTACAATCACCTACACACAATGATACGGTAGCAACTGTTACTTCAACGGATACATCTTCTCAAGAGGCAGAAAAGTCCGATGTGAAGCAAGCTCAAAAGTTTACTGTCGCACCTATAATTAAGGATTATTTGGCTTTAAAAAATGCACTTGTTGCAGATAATGACAAAGCAGCGGCTAATGCAGGAAAGCAATTGTTTACTACCTTAAAAAATGTGGATATGAACGCTATCCCAGCGAATAAACATAAAGAATATATGGAAATAGCGGAAAATGCCAAAGAAAATGCAGAGCATATTAGTGACAATGCTGGTAAAATAGACCACCAGAGAGAGCATTTAGCATCGCTAAGTAAAGACGTTTCTGACCTTATCACATTATTTGGAACTACCCAAAAATTATATCAGGACTACTGCCCAATGTACAATGATGGTAAAGGTGCGGTTTGGATTAACGAAGCTAAGACTATCAAAAATCCTTATTATGGCAGCAAGATGCTTACCTGTGGCTCTGTAAAAAAAGAGTTCTAA
- a CDS encoding heme-binding domain-containing protein produces the protein MKRVLKIMLTIVLFIFIAIQFYQPALNVDKGQVYTTDFTQAYKMPVEVKAMLQTSCYDCHSNNTNYVWYDYVQPMRALVENHIKNAKEDLNFNEWGTYSNRKQERLLNSIKEQIETKQMPLASYTMMHKNTKLNDEQIKVLTNWLKEQD, from the coding sequence ATGAAGAGAGTATTAAAGATAATGTTGACAATAGTGCTGTTTATTTTTATTGCTATTCAATTTTATCAGCCTGCCCTTAATGTAGATAAAGGGCAGGTTTACACAACCGATTTTACCCAAGCGTATAAAATGCCTGTTGAAGTAAAAGCGATGCTTCAAACCTCTTGCTACGATTGTCATAGTAACAATACTAATTATGTTTGGTACGACTATGTGCAACCTATGAGAGCATTAGTAGAAAACCACATAAAAAACGCAAAAGAGGATTTGAATTTCAACGAATGGGGTACATACTCAAATAGGAAGCAGGAAAGATTATTAAACTCAATTAAAGAACAAATCGAAACTAAACAAATGCCCTTAGCATCATATACAATGATGCATAAAAACACAAAACTGAATGATGAGCAAATCAAAGTTTTAACCAATTGGCTAAAAGAGCAGGATTAA
- a CDS encoding multicopper oxidase family protein: MNIPKNVTIRLLQAVFILLCSQSLFAQKVVRYELYVKDTLVNYAGKEKRAISVNGQIPMPTLTFTEGDTAEIVVHNQLKESTSLHWHGVFLPNKEDGVPWLTQKPIKAGTTYTYRFPIIQHGTHWYHSHSGLQEQIGMYGSFIMKKKDDDKTFRKGIDDLPTVPIILSEWTNLNPDNINRMLHNANDWAAIKKNATQSYAEAIREGHFKTKLTNEWKRMLAMDVSDVYYDKILINGNHTTDLKKVDGKTLKAGDKVRLRVSNGGASSYFWLRYAGGKITVVANDGNDVEPVEVDRLIIAVSETYDIVVTIPEDGVAYQFLATTEDRTQSASYFVGNGIKQLISPLPKLKYFEGMKMMNDMMKMNGDLDDMGMKMSLNQMDMNVVMYPEITGEAKPKEDHSQHNMNMENDPNRYNANALGEIKTLNYAMLQSPSNTELPKDAPVKELKFTLTGNMNRYVWSMDNKILSEVDKIPVKKGEILRITIHNNSMMRHPMHLHGFDFRVINGKGEKSPLKNVIDIMPMETDTIEFLANEEGDWFFHCHILYHMMSGMNRVFAVDDYQNPNLPNKKQAYNMLQRESNMPHLMAQNDFASNGNDGDAMLQNSRWSLGTEWRLGYNDMHGYEVETHLGRYIGKMQWFMPFIGFDWRYRKMGMDEHETNLFGQKNEKDTRRAISLGFMYTLPMLVNFQAEVYHDGIVRLSLMREDIPITKRLRAGFMVNTDMEYMTELKYIINKNVGIRTHYDSDMGWGIGLSLNY; this comes from the coding sequence ATGAATATACCTAAAAATGTTACGATCAGGTTGCTGCAAGCAGTTTTTATACTGTTATGTTCGCAATCTCTCTTTGCACAAAAAGTAGTTCGTTACGAGTTGTATGTAAAAGATACGCTTGTAAACTACGCAGGCAAAGAAAAAAGAGCCATTTCCGTAAATGGTCAAATACCAATGCCAACGCTCACTTTTACCGAAGGCGATACAGCCGAAATCGTTGTACATAACCAATTAAAAGAAAGTACCTCATTGCATTGGCACGGAGTGTTCCTGCCCAACAAAGAAGATGGTGTGCCCTGGCTTACACAAAAACCTATTAAGGCAGGCACAACCTATACCTATCGCTTCCCAATTATCCAACACGGAACGCATTGGTATCACTCACATTCTGGTTTGCAGGAGCAAATTGGGATGTATGGCAGTTTTATAATGAAGAAAAAGGATGATGATAAAACCTTTAGAAAAGGAATTGACGATTTGCCGACTGTACCCATCATTTTAAGCGAGTGGACAAATCTTAATCCCGACAACATCAACAGGATGCTGCATAATGCCAACGATTGGGCAGCTATTAAAAAAAATGCAACACAGTCTTATGCAGAAGCTATTAGAGAAGGACATTTCAAAACAAAACTAACCAACGAATGGAAACGGATGTTGGCAATGGATGTAAGCGATGTGTATTATGACAAAATTTTAATCAATGGAAACCATACGACCGATTTAAAAAAGGTGGACGGCAAAACGCTAAAAGCGGGCGATAAAGTACGATTGCGAGTTTCAAACGGTGGTGCTTCGTCCTATTTTTGGTTGCGGTATGCAGGCGGTAAAATTACCGTAGTTGCAAATGACGGTAATGATGTAGAACCTGTGGAAGTAGATAGATTAATCATTGCGGTTTCTGAAACTTACGATATTGTAGTAACAATTCCTGAAGATGGTGTTGCTTATCAGTTTCTAGCTACTACTGAAGACAGAACACAATCCGCAAGTTATTTTGTGGGCAATGGCATCAAACAATTAATATCACCACTTCCTAAATTAAAATATTTTGAAGGGATGAAGATGATGAACGATATGATGAAGATGAATGGAGATTTGGACGATATGGGAATGAAAATGAGCCTGAACCAAATGGATATGAACGTGGTAATGTATCCTGAAATTACTGGAGAGGCAAAACCAAAAGAAGACCATAGTCAACACAATATGAATATGGAAAATGATCCCAACCGTTACAATGCAAATGCTTTGGGAGAAATCAAAACGCTGAATTATGCAATGCTACAATCTCCTTCCAATACGGAACTTCCTAAAGATGCGCCAGTAAAAGAATTGAAATTTACCCTTACCGGAAATATGAACCGTTATGTGTGGAGTATGGATAATAAAATACTTTCAGAAGTTGATAAAATACCTGTGAAAAAAGGAGAAATTCTACGAATTACCATTCATAATAACTCAATGATGCGCCATCCAATGCACTTGCACGGTTTTGATTTCAGGGTAATCAATGGCAAAGGCGAAAAATCACCACTAAAAAATGTTATAGATATAATGCCAATGGAAACTGATACCATTGAGTTTTTAGCAAACGAAGAAGGAGATTGGTTTTTCCACTGTCATATCCTTTATCATATGATGTCAGGAATGAACAGGGTATTTGCAGTTGACGATTATCAAAATCCGAATTTACCTAACAAAAAACAAGCATATAATATGTTGCAAAGAGAAAGCAATATGCCACACTTAATGGCTCAGAATGATTTTGCTAGCAATGGAAATGATGGTGATGCGATGCTTCAGAATTCAAGATGGAGTTTAGGGACAGAATGGCGATTAGGCTATAACGATATGCACGGTTATGAAGTAGAAACACATTTAGGAAGGTACATTGGAAAAATGCAATGGTTTATGCCGTTTATAGGTTTTGATTGGAGGTATCGTAAAATGGGTATGGATGAACACGAAACCAATTTATTCGGACAGAAAAATGAAAAAGATACACGTAGAGCTATTAGCTTGGGCTTTATGTACACATTACCAATGTTAGTAAACTTTCAGGCAGAGGTATATCACGATGGAATTGTACGTCTTTCTTTAATGCGTGAAGATATTCCCATCACAAAGAGATTGAGGGCTGGTTTTATGGTCAACACCGATATGGAATATATGACAGAGCTAAAATATATTATCAATAAAAATGTGGGTATTCGTACACATTATGATAGCGATATGGGCTGGGGTATTGGGTTATCTTTAAATTATTAA
- a CDS encoding bleomycin resistance protein codes for MIELIKATPAFPVREIDKAVQFYKDKFGFDCRHKEDTFAILVRGNIELHLWASCNYSWKWKSIFLFLKPISSGAESFLAGTHSCRIEVKGVEELYKELKEKEVLHNEKTEIESTYYGTREFAALDLYGNLLSFYENV; via the coding sequence ATGATAGAACTGATAAAGGCAACACCCGCATTTCCTGTCAGGGAAATTGACAAAGCAGTTCAATTTTACAAAGACAAATTTGGTTTTGATTGTCGGCACAAGGAAGACACTTTTGCAATTTTGGTTCGGGGCAACATAGAACTGCATTTGTGGGCTTCCTGCAATTATAGTTGGAAATGGAAAAGCATTTTTCTATTTCTAAAACCGATTAGTAGTGGGGCAGAAAGCTTTTTAGCAGGAACACACAGTTGCAGAATTGAAGTAAAAGGAGTTGAAGAGCTGTATAAAGAGCTAAAAGAAAAAGAGGTGCTTCACAATGAAAAAACAGAGATAGAAAGTACCTATTATGGCACAAGAGAATTTGCAGCATTAGACTTATACGGAAATCTTTTATCCTTTTATGAAAATGTATAA
- a CDS encoding ArsR/SmtB family transcription factor: MDNLSCIRQQADVKQIMRCKDRISEIKGTVDYLSSGLELAGNNVRLKILFLLYEEKKLCVCDLSDILSMTISAVSQHLRKLKDRKLIETERQAQTIFYSLAKEYEKMLKPFFKILNENKILEAI; the protein is encoded by the coding sequence ATGGATAATCTTTCTTGTATAAGGCAGCAGGCGGACGTTAAGCAGATAATGCGTTGCAAAGACCGGATTAGTGAAATCAAAGGGACAGTTGATTATTTATCCAGCGGACTTGAGTTAGCGGGTAACAATGTAAGACTGAAAATACTTTTTCTTCTTTATGAAGAAAAGAAACTTTGTGTTTGCGACCTAAGCGATATTCTCAGTATGACCATTTCGGCAGTTTCTCAGCACTTGCGAAAACTCAAAGACAGAAAACTCATTGAAACGGAAAGACAAGCGCAAACTATTTTCTATTCGTTGGCAAAAGAGTATGAAAAAATGCTCAAACCTTTTTTCAAAATCCTTAACGAAAACAAAATTTTGGAAGCAATATGA
- the merTP gene encoding mercuric transport protein MerTP: MKTEKKLIGAGLLTAIASSLCCITPILAIVAGSSGIASTFSWLEPFRPYFIGMTVLVLGFAWYQKLKPQKQIDCNCETNQKQNFMQTKSLLGSITVISVLLLSFPSYAHIFVPKTKITAIVTSTSKIQKVEFTIKGMTCSGCEHHVKTEISKLKGIVEVIVSYEKGNAIVKFDNKQTSIEQIEKAINSTGYKSLKSKIIS; this comes from the coding sequence ATGAAAACAGAAAAAAAATTAATCGGTGCAGGACTTTTGACAGCAATTGCTTCGTCCTTGTGCTGTATTACGCCAATTTTGGCTATAGTTGCGGGTTCAAGCGGAATTGCTTCTACCTTTTCGTGGCTCGAACCTTTTCGACCTTATTTTATTGGTATGACTGTTTTAGTTCTTGGCTTTGCTTGGTATCAAAAACTGAAACCTCAAAAACAAATTGACTGTAATTGTGAAACAAATCAAAAACAAAATTTTATGCAAACGAAATCATTGTTAGGAAGTATTACCGTAATATCAGTTTTACTTCTATCATTTCCGAGTTATGCTCACATCTTTGTTCCGAAGACAAAAATCACGGCAATTGTTACTTCGACTTCTAAAATTCAGAAAGTTGAATTTACTATTAAAGGAATGACTTGTTCAGGATGTGAACATCATGTAAAGACAGAAATTAGCAAACTAAAAGGCATTGTTGAAGTTATTGTTTCTTACGAAAAAGGCAACGCAATTGTAAAGTTCGACAACAAACAAACCAGCATCGAGCAAATCGAAAAAGCTATCAACTCTACTGGTTACAAATCACTAAAAAGCAAAATTATTTCATAA
- a CDS encoding GDCCVxC domain-containing (seleno)protein, translating to MDIILISEITCPTCGHKKSEEMPTDACQFFYQCESCKTTLKPIKGDCCVFCSYGTVKCPPIQEGNACCK from the coding sequence ATGGACATCATTTTAATATCCGAAATAACTTGTCCAACCTGCGGACATAAGAAATCCGAAGAAATGCCAACTGATGCTTGTCAATTTTTCTATCAGTGTGAGAGTTGCAAAACAACTCTAAAACCTATAAAGGGAGATTGTTGCGTGTTTTGTAGTTACGGTACAGTAAAGTGCCCACCTATTCAAGAGGGAAATGCTTGTTGTAAATAA
- a CDS encoding PRTRC system ThiF family protein — MQSEKTKVHFTDNSLLNPTNPVMVNLIGAGGTGSKVLTALIEMNHSLIELGHAGLQVRLWDDDIVTEANQGRQRFAECEVGLPKAVALINRANRWSGTNWKAEVRKFERDSLGRIQENMQSAIYMSCVDNVKSRFEIADILNELKEGRRLYRNQAKYWMDFGNNRYSGQVLLSTVENIKQPDSEKYQTTSNLPYVTEEFGELLLQSETQDDTPSCSLAEALEKQDLFINSTLAQMGCSLLWNLFRNGLTENRGFFLNLKNFHSQLIKI, encoded by the coding sequence ATACAATCTGAAAAAACAAAAGTCCATTTTACCGATAATAGCCTTTTAAATCCTACCAATCCTGTAATGGTAAACCTCATAGGTGCAGGTGGTACAGGTTCTAAAGTATTGACCGCCTTGATCGAAATGAACCATTCATTGATTGAATTGGGACACGCAGGATTACAGGTGCGGTTGTGGGATGATGATATTGTCACAGAAGCGAATCAAGGCAGACAGCGTTTTGCAGAATGTGAAGTAGGATTACCAAAGGCAGTTGCACTGATAAATCGGGCAAACCGATGGTCTGGAACGAATTGGAAAGCCGAAGTCAGAAAGTTTGAAAGAGATTCTTTAGGAAGAATCCAAGAGAATATGCAGTCCGCAATTTATATGTCGTGTGTTGATAATGTCAAATCACGATTTGAAATTGCTGATATTCTGAATGAATTGAAAGAGGGTAGGAGATTATACAGAAACCAGGCTAAATATTGGATGGATTTTGGCAACAACCGATATTCTGGACAGGTTTTGCTTTCTACAGTTGAGAATATAAAACAACCTGATTCCGAAAAATATCAAACAACGTCGAATCTTCCTTATGTGACGGAAGAATTTGGAGAACTGCTTTTGCAGTCTGAAACGCAAGATGATACACCAAGTTGCAGTTTAGCAGAAGCATTAGAAAAGCAGGATTTGTTTATTAATTCTACATTAGCACAAATGGGATGTTCTCTATTGTGGAACTTGTTTCGCAACGGACTGACTGAAAACAGAGGTTTTTTCCTTAATCTAAAAAATTTCCATTCTCAACTGATAAAAATATAA
- a CDS encoding PRTRC system protein B translates to MRNTANTIKNEETDITNNFGTLYYPKSALVFYETEDYNRDGYVEHFDIDPNGNPVNAHPLTVREAQRLSKSLNIQNKKEKDFLRPSGIISETVLFIDTSENGKVVWYTKAQERQLLFTEKLSIPNGLANVPPLLWCANKQGMKIFALETDQRPNTDTPLFHAPFFNVYESGSVCMGTVDVNIKSSASLEEFTKKWENYFFNSYFSHLVNSHNPIKGNLVIPWKSLIDSKEPFPTDILINSNLTLKNLL, encoded by the coding sequence ATGAGAAATACAGCCAATACAATTAAGAACGAAGAAACCGACATAACCAATAATTTTGGAACACTTTACTATCCTAAATCAGCACTGGTCTTTTATGAGACAGAAGATTATAATCGCGATGGTTATGTTGAACATTTTGATATTGACCCTAATGGAAACCCTGTCAATGCCCACCCTTTGACTGTAAGGGAGGCACAACGACTCTCCAAATCTTTAAATATTCAAAATAAGAAAGAAAAAGATTTTCTAAGACCAAGTGGTATTATTTCTGAAACTGTACTATTTATAGATACATCGGAAAATGGAAAAGTGGTCTGGTACACAAAAGCACAGGAACGACAGTTACTATTTACCGAAAAGCTTTCCATTCCAAATGGTTTAGCGAATGTGCCACCTTTGCTATGGTGTGCCAATAAGCAGGGAATGAAAATATTCGCATTGGAGACAGACCAACGCCCCAATACAGATACACCACTATTTCACGCTCCGTTCTTTAATGTTTACGAAAGCGGAAGTGTTTGTATGGGAACGGTCGACGTAAACATTAAAAGTTCCGCATCACTCGAAGAGTTTACTAAGAAATGGGAAAACTATTTTTTCAATTCTTATTTCAGCCATTTGGTCAACAGCCATAATCCGATTAAAGGAAACTTGGTAATCCCTTGGAAAAGCCTTATTGATTCAAAAGAGCCGTTTCCGACAGATATTCTAATCAATTCAAATCTAACTTTAAAAAATCTACTCTAA
- a CDS encoding PRTRC system protein C: MLLATLLDRVFILKDNGQEIRLPDPEPKWSVESVMNFYANTYPILTTSKISAPKIKDDAVEYQFESVMGTKG; encoded by the coding sequence ATGTTACTTGCAACCCTATTAGACCGAGTTTTTATACTCAAAGATAACGGACAGGAAATACGTTTACCTGACCCTGAACCAAAATGGAGCGTAGAATCAGTAATGAACTTTTACGCCAACACGTACCCGATACTGACCACTTCAAAAATTTCAGCACCGAAAATCAAGGATGATGCTGTTGAATATCAATTTGAAAGTGTGATGGGAACAAAAGGATAA
- a CDS encoding PRTRC system protein E, with translation MQTNFFRQIGKLNLTGDLQITLRQGAENSFVLSVLLNNEQCGDEARKTIPPLNLRGTAEELDNGFFESISTPLQTASGLMVDMESFMKQVEEAKKKSAMEKEKSDKEKKEKEGKDKKYKEALQKAEELEKDGKYKEAWSALPKVSEFPDYAEIIRKKQDEYEKHFAPSLFSETTNENVES, from the coding sequence ATGCAAACCAATTTTTTCAGACAGATAGGCAAACTCAATCTTACAGGAGATTTGCAAATCACACTCCGACAAGGGGCAGAAAACAGTTTCGTTCTTTCCGTATTGCTCAACAATGAGCAATGCGGAGACGAGGCAAGGAAAACGATTCCGCCACTCAATTTAAGGGGGACAGCGGAAGAATTGGACAACGGATTTTTTGAAAGTATTTCGACACCATTGCAGACCGCATCGGGCTTAATGGTAGATATGGAAAGTTTTATGAAACAGGTCGAAGAAGCCAAGAAGAAATCGGCAATGGAAAAGGAGAAATCCGACAAGGAGAAAAAAGAAAAGGAAGGCAAAGATAAAAAGTACAAAGAAGCCTTGCAAAAAGCCGAAGAACTCGAAAAAGACGGCAAATACAAAGAAGCGTGGTCAGCTCTTCCAAAAGTATCGGAATTTCCCGATTATGCTGAAATCATCCGCAAAAAGCAGGATGAATATGAGAAACATTTTGCACCAAGCCTATTCTCTGAAACGACCAATGAAAATGTTGAATCTTAA
- a CDS encoding addiction module toxin RelE produces the protein MEAQYNFQMKPKSDKNDWEKVEVFSQFYCERTTAIRYAKSLSRKFKSEIRLTEGKDPFKTSGTYIYENNN, from the coding sequence ATGGAAGCACAATATAACTTTCAGATGAAGCCAAAAAGTGATAAGAATGATTGGGAAAAGGTGGAGGTCTTTTCCCAATTCTATTGCGAGAGAACGACAGCAATACGGTATGCAAAAAGTCTTTCAAGAAAATTCAAATCAGAAATCCGTCTTACAGAGGGAAAAGACCCTTTCAAAACAAGCGGAACATACATTTACGAAAACAACAATTAA
- a CDS encoding single-stranded DNA-binding protein, with translation MNIVGRITKNAEINTLKNDKQVVNFSVAINDRFKTKQGELREQTTYYNCSYWLSANVAKILTKGTLVELIGRASASAWIGKDGEIKSGLNFHTSNIKVHGGGKKSDTEEQPASQPQKSNAFAEDTDDDLPF, from the coding sequence ATGAACATCGTAGGCAGAATTACAAAAAACGCAGAAATCAACACTTTAAAAAATGACAAACAGGTCGTTAATTTTTCAGTAGCCATCAATGACAGATTTAAAACCAAACAAGGCGAACTAAGAGAACAGACCACTTATTATAACTGCTCCTATTGGCTAAGTGCCAACGTAGCTAAGATTTTAACGAAGGGAACATTAGTAGAGCTTATAGGCAGAGCAAGTGCTAGTGCGTGGATTGGAAAAGATGGAGAAATAAAATCGGGACTGAATTTTCATACTTCCAATATCAAAGTACACGGAGGCGGAAAAAAGTCTGACACAGAAGAACAACCAGCTTCACAGCCACAAAAGTCCAATGCTTTTGCGGAAGATACGGACGATGATTTACCATTCTAA
- a CDS encoding toprim domain-containing protein, with protein sequence MNCEEVKEKVNIRKVLESFSLFPAKENRKTAFYFALDREEKIPSLSVDFVKNKAFDFGTGKSYDVISIVQQMNRCSVSDALKYLEKFDFSVQNNTQIEEAVQIKNYQIIKVNEIQHPALIQYLKSRKVCEQKDLVKEIEYRLNGKKYFGIGFFNNSGGVEIRSKYSKICLGKKDVTLIKNDLNNSNEIVVFEGFFDYLTFKNLESAESSISDCLILNSTAMLFKVDDKLREYYKISLFLDNDDNGITIKQVIRKNYKNVEDCSLLYKDFKDLNEWFCATK encoded by the coding sequence ATGAATTGCGAAGAAGTAAAAGAAAAAGTGAATATAAGAAAAGTTTTGGAATCGTTCAGCCTTTTTCCTGCAAAAGAAAATCGGAAAACTGCATTTTACTTTGCGCTTGACAGGGAGGAAAAAATCCCGAGTTTGTCTGTTGATTTTGTGAAAAATAAAGCATTTGATTTTGGAACCGGGAAAAGTTATGATGTGATTTCAATAGTTCAGCAAATGAATCGATGTTCAGTTTCTGATGCTTTGAAGTATCTTGAAAAATTTGACTTCTCAGTTCAAAATAATACTCAGATTGAAGAAGCTGTCCAAATCAAAAATTATCAAATCATAAAAGTAAATGAAATTCAGCACCCTGCTTTAATTCAATATTTAAAATCCCGAAAAGTGTGTGAACAAAAAGATTTGGTAAAAGAAATTGAGTATCGTTTGAATGGTAAGAAATATTTCGGGATTGGATTTTTCAATAATTCCGGAGGTGTTGAAATCCGAAGTAAATATTCAAAAATCTGTTTGGGCAAAAAAGATGTCACTTTGATAAAAAATGATTTGAATAATTCTAATGAAATTGTGGTTTTTGAAGGTTTTTTTGATTATCTGACTTTTAAAAATTTGGAAAGTGCAGAAAGTTCAATTTCAGATTGTTTGATTCTCAATTCTACAGCAATGCTTTTTAAAGTCGATGATAAACTTAGAGAATATTACAAAATCTCACTTTTCCTGGATAATGATGATAATGGAATTACAATCAAACAGGTTATCCGGAAAAACTATAAAAATGTTGAAGATTGCTCTTTGTTGTACAAAGATTTTAAGGATTTGAACGAGTGGTTTTGTGCAACAAAGTAA